A portion of the Vespa velutina chromosome 5, iVesVel2.1, whole genome shotgun sequence genome contains these proteins:
- the LOC124949452 gene encoding zinc finger protein ZPR1, with product MAANEREAESLKPLFRNLMADDPEPEATEIESLCVNCGKNGITRLLLTKIPHYKDVVVISFDCENCGYQNNEIQSGSKISEKGIKITLEVSSPRDLNRQVVKSDYTSVHLPQIDFEIPARSQKGEITTIEGIIDHSIEGLEQDQPRRREEYPETAEEIDKFLTKLRDLKIPSKPFTIIFKDVSGNCYVENPKAPLKDSECKITYFNRSEEENRLLGIYNDNTEGLLTPIQDGEHTLEDIEGEVLSFPTNCPDCNSPCETNMKLTNIPHFKEVVIMATLCEACGHRTNEVKSSGGVEPHGVKIEVTVTGKEDFTRDVLKSETCYMEIPELELEVGPAALGGRFTTVEGIIVATKEQLSSSTAFTGDSTDVENVNRMQAFISQLTGVLEGNKTITLVLDDPAGNSYIQTLSDDGPDDKLKITKYERSFEQNEELGLNDMKVENY from the exons atggcAGCGAACGAAAGGGAGGCAGAATCACTTAAACCACTTTTTCGTAATCTTATGGCAGACGATCCTGAACCAGAGGCTACAGAGATAGAAAGTCTTTGTGTAAATTGTGGTAAAAAt GGCATTACAAGACTTCTCTTGACGAAAATACCGCATTACAAAGATGTCGTGGTAATATCCTTTGATTGTGAGAATTGTGGTTatcaaaataatgaaattcaaaGTGGAAGTAAAATATCTGAAAAGGGTATTAAAATTACCTTGGAAGTTAGCTCGCCAAGAGACTTGAATCGTCAAGTAGTAAAGTCAGATTATACCAGTGTTCATTTGCCCCAAATAGATTTTGAGATACCTGCAAGATCtcaaaaaggagaaattacTACGATTGAGGGTATAATAGATCATAGTATCGAAGGATTGGAACAAGATCAACCAAGACGCAGAGAAGAATATCCAGAAACTGCAGaggagatagataaatttttaacaaaattacgTGATCTTAAAATACCCAGCAAAccatttacaataatttttaaggATGTCTCTGGAAACTGCTATGTTGAAAATCCAAAGGCACCGCTTAAAGATTCTGAATGTAAAATTACTTACTTTAACAGatcggaagaagaaaatcgtttATTAGGGATATATAATGACAATACAGAAGGTCTTTTAACACCTATACAAGATGGAGAACATACTCTTGAAGATATTGAGGGTGaagttttatcttttcctacAAATTGTCCAGATTGTAATAGTCCTTGCGAGACTAACATGAAACTGACGA ACATACCACATTTTAAAGAGGTCGTAATTATGGCAACATTATGCGAAGCATGTGGTCATAGAACTAACGAAGTTAAAAGTAGCGGAGGAGTAGAGCCTCATGGAGTAAAGATAGAGGTAACGGTTACGGGAAAAGAAGACTTTACTAGAGATGTATTAAAGTCTGAAACATGCTATATGGAAATACCAGAACTTGAATTAGAAGTTGGCCCAGCGGCTTTAGGTGGCAGATTCACTACTGTAGAAGGGATTATTGTAGCGACTAAAGAACAGTTATCATCATCTACTGCTTTCACGGGTGATAGTACGGATGTTGAAAATGTTAACAGAATGCAAGCGTTTATATCACAATTAACAGGCGTTCTTGAAGGGAATAAAACAATAACTTTAGTATTGGATGATCCAGCTGGAAATAGTTACATACAAACCCTTTCTGATGATGGGCCCGatgataaattgaaaatcacaaaatatgaaagaagcTTTGAGCAAAATGAAGAACTTGGACTCAATGACATGAaagttgaaaattattaa
- the LOC124949449 gene encoding DNA polymerase epsilon subunit 2 isoform X1 gives MVDEKLIKIVQSTFSIYGLVLSRTLSISVAKQLSQVNEDEQENWLTGVVERVLSQNLENPHVELDHIRIAITDFMRSDVLKETETKLNVIDAYDIPKITYDLNKKKFVLHKSTMDLYSDVTQKTILFKDRFETILYRILRHELFTSRKLGEKNVSRIKLTPIESLYSESKTRDICLLGLIAEFSENHYYLEDPGGALKIDLRHAIFQDGLIMEGSMVLVSGTYTNGVLYVKEIGFPPPESSDNSRADFGDANTFGGPHPTSLKLSEKLKVYEESNQNGMIIFLSDLWLDNSVVLSKFKIMLDGLVDIPPIAFVICGNFLSFPENEFSPAAMKEGFKKLADLIVQYPTIKTSSKFIFVPGPCDLGAPKILPRRSLSKYVVEDIQKAIPEAIFATNPCRIQYCTKEIVVYREDILIKMCRNTLRFPSGEESKVPNHFAKSIICQAHLVPLTLTASPVYWTHDYALRLHPTPDLIVVADKYEPYSTVYSNCHVINPGSFPNNKFSFKTYVPAANIIEDCEIPSTQ, from the exons atggttgatgaaaaattaattaaaattgttcaatCGACTTTCTCTATTTACGGACTTGTATTATCAAG AACACTTAGTATTTCTGTTGCCAAACAATTATCACAAGTAAATGAGGATGAACAAGAAAATTGGCTTACGGGTGTGGTAGAACGAGTATTATCTCAAAATTTAGAAAATCCACATGTGGAATTAGATCACATTAGAATTGCTATTACAGATTTTATGAGATCAGATGTATTAAAAGAAACTGAGACAAAATTAAATGTCATTGATGCGTATGATATACCAAAGATTACATATGAtcttaacaagaaaaaatttgtgttACATAAAAGCACTATGGATTTATATTCAGATGTAACACAAAAGACTATACTTTTTAAAGATAGATttgaaacaatattatatagaatattaagaCATGAACTATTCACTTCGCGTAAGcttggagaaaaaaatgtatccaGGATAAAATTAACGCCTATTGAATCCTTGTACAGCGAGAGTAAAACAAGGGATATTTGCTTATTAGGCCTTATAGCTGAATTTTCtgaaaatcattattacttGGAGGACCCAGGAGGAgcattaaaaattgatttgagACACGCA atttttcaagATGGTTTGATTATGGAAGGTTCTATGGTATTAGTTAGTGGTACTTACACTAATGGGGTATTATATGTTAAAGAAATAGGATTTCCACCGCCAGAATCATCTGATAATTCACGTGCAGATTTTGGAGATGCTAATACATTTGGTGGTCCTCATCCTACGTCATTGAAATTATCTGAAAAGTTGAAAGTATATGAAGAATCCAATCAAAATggaatgataatttttctatcagATTTATGGCTTGACAATTCGGTTGTATtatctaaatttaaaattatgttGGATGGATTGGTGGACATTCCACCAATAGCTTTTGTAATATGTGGGAATTTTTTGAGTTTTCCTGAAAATGAATTCAGTCCAGCAGCAATGAAGGAAGGTTTCAAGAAATTAGCCGATTTAATAGTTCAATATCCGACTATAAAGACGTcttcgaaatttatatttgtaccAGGCCCTTGTGATTTGGGCGCACCAAAGATTTTACCAAGACGATCATTGTCCAAATATGTGGTCGAAGATATCCAGAAAGCTATACCTGAAGCTATATTTGCCACTAATCCTTGCAGAATTCAATATTGTACTAAAGAGATTGTGGTATATAGAGAagatatattgattaaaatgtGTAGAAATACTTTACGTTTTCCTAGCGGAGAAGAATCAAAAGTACCTAATCAT TTCGCCAAATCTATTATTTGCCAAGCACATTTGGTTCCTTTAACACTTACAGCAAGTCCTGTTTATTGGACACACGACTATGCCTTACGTTTACATCCTACGCCCGATTTAATTGTAGTCGCGGATAAGTACGAACCATATTCGACTGTTTACTCAAATTGCCATGTGATTAATCCTGGATCATTTCCAAATAATAAGTTTTCATTTAAGACATACGTACCTGCAGCAAATATAATTGAAGATTGTGAAATTCCAAGTACGCAGTAA
- the LOC124949455 gene encoding dynein axonemal light chain 1-like isoform X3: protein MFCALLRIVTGRPHDYTRENIIIVGMREQNCRMFRCSINFKHLKPTTCKEAIQRWEEKTGLNAAEAKEVILSFQWPPIEKMDNSLAVLANVVKLSLSTNMIERISGINSLKNLRILSVARNSIKSFSGLEAVGDHLEELWISYNTIEKTKGVNVLKALKVLYIGVLLTIFKMHYIG from the exons ATGTTCTGTGCTTTGCTACGTATCGTGACAGGCCGGCCTCATGACTATACACGGGAGAACATCATCATCGTAGGAATGCGAGAACAAAATTGCAGAATGTTCCGTTGCTCGATTAATTTTAAG CATCTTAAACCTACGACATGTAAAGAAGCGATTCAAAGATGGGAAGAAAAAACGGGATTGAATGCTGCCGAAGCAAAAGAGGtcattttatcgtttcaaTGGCCACCAATTGAAAAAATGGATAATAGTTTGGCTGTTTTGGCCAATGTAGT gAAATTATCTTTATCCACTAATATGATAGAAAGAATCAGTGGcattaattctttaaaaaatttaagaattttatccGTGGCTCGTAATTCTATCAAAAGTTTTTCCGGATTAGAGGCGGTAGGAGATCATTTAGAAGAATTATGGATATCGTAtaatacaatagaaaaaaCCAAAGGTGTGAACGTGCTTAAGGCCCTCAAAGTTCTTTATATtg gcGTGCTGCTGACGATTTTTAAGATGCATTACATcggatga
- the LOC124949455 gene encoding dynein axonemal light chain 1-like isoform X1, which yields MFCALLRIVTGRPHDYTRENIIIVGMREQNCRMFRCSINFKHLKPTTCKEAIQRWEEKTGLNAAEAKEVILSFQWPPIEKMDNSLAVLANVVKLSLSTNMIERISGINSLKNLRILSVARNSIKSFSGLEAVGDHLEELWISYNTIEKTKGVNVLKALKVLYIGNNLIRDWVEFNRFQEIPNLEDLLFINNPLCETMDTETWRIQVMKKFPNLKKLDSIPIVYVLERERERERERVTHYNRLEKGIKLKYFFRRAADDF from the exons ATGTTCTGTGCTTTGCTACGTATCGTGACAGGCCGGCCTCATGACTATACACGGGAGAACATCATCATCGTAGGAATGCGAGAACAAAATTGCAGAATGTTCCGTTGCTCGATTAATTTTAAG CATCTTAAACCTACGACATGTAAAGAAGCGATTCAAAGATGGGAAGAAAAAACGGGATTGAATGCTGCCGAAGCAAAAGAGGtcattttatcgtttcaaTGGCCACCAATTGAAAAAATGGATAATAGTTTGGCTGTTTTGGCCAATGTAGT gAAATTATCTTTATCCACTAATATGATAGAAAGAATCAGTGGcattaattctttaaaaaatttaagaattttatccGTGGCTCGTAATTCTATCAAAAGTTTTTCCGGATTAGAGGCGGTAGGAGATCATTTAGAAGAATTATGGATATCGTAtaatacaatagaaaaaaCCAAAGGTGTGAACGTGCTTAAGGCCCTCAAAGTTCTTTATATtggtaataatttaatacgagATTGGGTAGAATTCAATCGTTTTCAAGAAATTCCTAATTTAGAagatctattatttataaataatcccTTATGCGAAACCATGGATACTGAGACATGGCGTATTCAGGTCATgaaaaaatttccaaatttGAAGAAACTTGATTCGATTCCGATAGTGTAtgtgttagagagagagagagagagagagagagagagagttacgCATTATAATAGattagaaaaaggaataaaactcaaatatttttttaggcGTGCTGCTGACGATTTTTAA
- the LOC124949449 gene encoding DNA polymerase epsilon subunit 2 isoform X3, whose protein sequence is MIFQDFMRSDVLKETETKLNVIDAYDIPKITYDLNKKKFVLHKSTMDLYSDVTQKTILFKDRFETILYRILRHELFTSRKLGEKNVSRIKLTPIESLYSESKTRDICLLGLIAEFSENHYYLEDPGGALKIDLRHAIFQDGLIMEGSMVLVSGTYTNGVLYVKEIGFPPPESSDNSRADFGDANTFGGPHPTSLKLSEKLKVYEESNQNGMIIFLSDLWLDNSVVLSKFKIMLDGLVDIPPIAFVICGNFLSFPENEFSPAAMKEGFKKLADLIVQYPTIKTSSKFIFVPGPCDLGAPKILPRRSLSKYVVEDIQKAIPEAIFATNPCRIQYCTKEIVVYREDILIKMCRNTLRFPSGEESKVPNHFAKSIICQAHLVPLTLTASPVYWTHDYALRLHPTPDLIVVADKYEPYSTVYSNCHVINPGSFPNNKFSFKTYVPAANIIEDCEIPSTQ, encoded by the exons atgatatttcaag ATTTTATGAGATCAGATGTATTAAAAGAAACTGAGACAAAATTAAATGTCATTGATGCGTATGATATACCAAAGATTACATATGAtcttaacaagaaaaaatttgtgttACATAAAAGCACTATGGATTTATATTCAGATGTAACACAAAAGACTATACTTTTTAAAGATAGATttgaaacaatattatatagaatattaagaCATGAACTATTCACTTCGCGTAAGcttggagaaaaaaatgtatccaGGATAAAATTAACGCCTATTGAATCCTTGTACAGCGAGAGTAAAACAAGGGATATTTGCTTATTAGGCCTTATAGCTGAATTTTCtgaaaatcattattacttGGAGGACCCAGGAGGAgcattaaaaattgatttgagACACGCA atttttcaagATGGTTTGATTATGGAAGGTTCTATGGTATTAGTTAGTGGTACTTACACTAATGGGGTATTATATGTTAAAGAAATAGGATTTCCACCGCCAGAATCATCTGATAATTCACGTGCAGATTTTGGAGATGCTAATACATTTGGTGGTCCTCATCCTACGTCATTGAAATTATCTGAAAAGTTGAAAGTATATGAAGAATCCAATCAAAATggaatgataatttttctatcagATTTATGGCTTGACAATTCGGTTGTATtatctaaatttaaaattatgttGGATGGATTGGTGGACATTCCACCAATAGCTTTTGTAATATGTGGGAATTTTTTGAGTTTTCCTGAAAATGAATTCAGTCCAGCAGCAATGAAGGAAGGTTTCAAGAAATTAGCCGATTTAATAGTTCAATATCCGACTATAAAGACGTcttcgaaatttatatttgtaccAGGCCCTTGTGATTTGGGCGCACCAAAGATTTTACCAAGACGATCATTGTCCAAATATGTGGTCGAAGATATCCAGAAAGCTATACCTGAAGCTATATTTGCCACTAATCCTTGCAGAATTCAATATTGTACTAAAGAGATTGTGGTATATAGAGAagatatattgattaaaatgtGTAGAAATACTTTACGTTTTCCTAGCGGAGAAGAATCAAAAGTACCTAATCAT TTCGCCAAATCTATTATTTGCCAAGCACATTTGGTTCCTTTAACACTTACAGCAAGTCCTGTTTATTGGACACACGACTATGCCTTACGTTTACATCCTACGCCCGATTTAATTGTAGTCGCGGATAAGTACGAACCATATTCGACTGTTTACTCAAATTGCCATGTGATTAATCCTGGATCATTTCCAAATAATAAGTTTTCATTTAAGACATACGTACCTGCAGCAAATATAATTGAAGATTGTGAAATTCCAAGTACGCAGTAA
- the LOC124949455 gene encoding dynein axonemal light chain 1-like isoform X4, translating into MFCALLRIVTGRPHDYTRENIIIVGMREQNCRMFRCSINFKHLKPTTCKEAIQRWEEKTGLNAAEAKEVILSFQWPPIEKMDNSLAVLANVVKLSLSTNMIERISGINSLKNLRILSVARNSIKSFSGLEAVGDHLEELWISYNTIEKTKGVLLTIFKMHYIG; encoded by the exons ATGTTCTGTGCTTTGCTACGTATCGTGACAGGCCGGCCTCATGACTATACACGGGAGAACATCATCATCGTAGGAATGCGAGAACAAAATTGCAGAATGTTCCGTTGCTCGATTAATTTTAAG CATCTTAAACCTACGACATGTAAAGAAGCGATTCAAAGATGGGAAGAAAAAACGGGATTGAATGCTGCCGAAGCAAAAGAGGtcattttatcgtttcaaTGGCCACCAATTGAAAAAATGGATAATAGTTTGGCTGTTTTGGCCAATGTAGT gAAATTATCTTTATCCACTAATATGATAGAAAGAATCAGTGGcattaattctttaaaaaatttaagaattttatccGTGGCTCGTAATTCTATCAAAAGTTTTTCCGGATTAGAGGCGGTAGGAGATCATTTAGAAGAATTATGGATATCGTAtaatacaatagaaaaaaCCAAAG gcGTGCTGCTGACGATTTTTAAGATGCATTACATcggatga
- the LOC124949455 gene encoding dynein axonemal light chain 1-like isoform X2 gives MEPATKHLKPTTCKEAIQRWEEKTGLNAAEAKEVILSFQWPPIEKMDNSLAVLANVVKLSLSTNMIERISGINSLKNLRILSVARNSIKSFSGLEAVGDHLEELWISYNTIEKTKGVNVLKALKVLYIGNNLIRDWVEFNRFQEIPNLEDLLFINNPLCETMDTETWRIQVMKKFPNLKKLDSIPIVYVLERERERERERVTHYNRLEKGIKLKYFFRRAADDF, from the exons ATGGAGCCCGCTACaaaa CATCTTAAACCTACGACATGTAAAGAAGCGATTCAAAGATGGGAAGAAAAAACGGGATTGAATGCTGCCGAAGCAAAAGAGGtcattttatcgtttcaaTGGCCACCAATTGAAAAAATGGATAATAGTTTGGCTGTTTTGGCCAATGTAGT gAAATTATCTTTATCCACTAATATGATAGAAAGAATCAGTGGcattaattctttaaaaaatttaagaattttatccGTGGCTCGTAATTCTATCAAAAGTTTTTCCGGATTAGAGGCGGTAGGAGATCATTTAGAAGAATTATGGATATCGTAtaatacaatagaaaaaaCCAAAGGTGTGAACGTGCTTAAGGCCCTCAAAGTTCTTTATATtggtaataatttaatacgagATTGGGTAGAATTCAATCGTTTTCAAGAAATTCCTAATTTAGAagatctattatttataaataatcccTTATGCGAAACCATGGATACTGAGACATGGCGTATTCAGGTCATgaaaaaatttccaaatttGAAGAAACTTGATTCGATTCCGATAGTGTAtgtgttagagagagagagagagagagagagagagagagttacgCATTATAATAGattagaaaaaggaataaaactcaaatatttttttaggcGTGCTGCTGACGATTTTTAA
- the LOC124949449 gene encoding DNA polymerase epsilon subunit 2 isoform X2 produces MVDEKLIKIVQSTFSIYGLVLSRTLSISVAKQLSQVNEDEQENWLTDFMRSDVLKETETKLNVIDAYDIPKITYDLNKKKFVLHKSTMDLYSDVTQKTILFKDRFETILYRILRHELFTSRKLGEKNVSRIKLTPIESLYSESKTRDICLLGLIAEFSENHYYLEDPGGALKIDLRHAIFQDGLIMEGSMVLVSGTYTNGVLYVKEIGFPPPESSDNSRADFGDANTFGGPHPTSLKLSEKLKVYEESNQNGMIIFLSDLWLDNSVVLSKFKIMLDGLVDIPPIAFVICGNFLSFPENEFSPAAMKEGFKKLADLIVQYPTIKTSSKFIFVPGPCDLGAPKILPRRSLSKYVVEDIQKAIPEAIFATNPCRIQYCTKEIVVYREDILIKMCRNTLRFPSGEESKVPNHFAKSIICQAHLVPLTLTASPVYWTHDYALRLHPTPDLIVVADKYEPYSTVYSNCHVINPGSFPNNKFSFKTYVPAANIIEDCEIPSTQ; encoded by the exons atggttgatgaaaaattaattaaaattgttcaatCGACTTTCTCTATTTACGGACTTGTATTATCAAG AACACTTAGTATTTCTGTTGCCAAACAATTATCACAAGTAAATGAGGATGAACAAGAAAATTGGCTTACGG ATTTTATGAGATCAGATGTATTAAAAGAAACTGAGACAAAATTAAATGTCATTGATGCGTATGATATACCAAAGATTACATATGAtcttaacaagaaaaaatttgtgttACATAAAAGCACTATGGATTTATATTCAGATGTAACACAAAAGACTATACTTTTTAAAGATAGATttgaaacaatattatatagaatattaagaCATGAACTATTCACTTCGCGTAAGcttggagaaaaaaatgtatccaGGATAAAATTAACGCCTATTGAATCCTTGTACAGCGAGAGTAAAACAAGGGATATTTGCTTATTAGGCCTTATAGCTGAATTTTCtgaaaatcattattacttGGAGGACCCAGGAGGAgcattaaaaattgatttgagACACGCA atttttcaagATGGTTTGATTATGGAAGGTTCTATGGTATTAGTTAGTGGTACTTACACTAATGGGGTATTATATGTTAAAGAAATAGGATTTCCACCGCCAGAATCATCTGATAATTCACGTGCAGATTTTGGAGATGCTAATACATTTGGTGGTCCTCATCCTACGTCATTGAAATTATCTGAAAAGTTGAAAGTATATGAAGAATCCAATCAAAATggaatgataatttttctatcagATTTATGGCTTGACAATTCGGTTGTATtatctaaatttaaaattatgttGGATGGATTGGTGGACATTCCACCAATAGCTTTTGTAATATGTGGGAATTTTTTGAGTTTTCCTGAAAATGAATTCAGTCCAGCAGCAATGAAGGAAGGTTTCAAGAAATTAGCCGATTTAATAGTTCAATATCCGACTATAAAGACGTcttcgaaatttatatttgtaccAGGCCCTTGTGATTTGGGCGCACCAAAGATTTTACCAAGACGATCATTGTCCAAATATGTGGTCGAAGATATCCAGAAAGCTATACCTGAAGCTATATTTGCCACTAATCCTTGCAGAATTCAATATTGTACTAAAGAGATTGTGGTATATAGAGAagatatattgattaaaatgtGTAGAAATACTTTACGTTTTCCTAGCGGAGAAGAATCAAAAGTACCTAATCAT TTCGCCAAATCTATTATTTGCCAAGCACATTTGGTTCCTTTAACACTTACAGCAAGTCCTGTTTATTGGACACACGACTATGCCTTACGTTTACATCCTACGCCCGATTTAATTGTAGTCGCGGATAAGTACGAACCATATTCGACTGTTTACTCAAATTGCCATGTGATTAATCCTGGATCATTTCCAAATAATAAGTTTTCATTTAAGACATACGTACCTGCAGCAAATATAATTGAAGATTGTGAAATTCCAAGTACGCAGTAA